A stretch of Brassica rapa cultivar Chiifu-401-42 chromosome A08, CAAS_Brap_v3.01, whole genome shotgun sequence DNA encodes these proteins:
- the LOC103836311 gene encoding cell division cycle 5-like protein encodes MRIMIKGGVWKNTEDEILKAAVMKYGKNQWARISSLLVRKSAKQCKARWYEWLDPSIKKTEWTREEDEKLLHLAKLLPTQWRTIAPIVGRTPSQCLERYEKLLDAACTKDESYEAADDPRKLRPGEIDPNPESKPARPDPVDMDEDEKEMLSEARARLANTRGKKAKRKAREKQLEEARRLASLQKRRELKAAGIGGRHKNRKRKGIDYNAEIPFEKRAPAGFYDTADEDRPADQVKFPTTIEDLEGKRRADVEAQLRRQDVARNKIAERRDAPAAILQANKLNDPEAVRKRSKLMLPPPQISDHELEEIAKMGYASDLLAENEELTEGSAATRALLANYSQTPRQGMTPMRTPQRTPAGKGDAIMMEAENLARLRDSQTPLLGGDNPELHPSDFTGVTPRKKEIQTPNPMLTPSMTPSMTPGGAGLTPRLGLTPSRDGSSFAVTPRGTPFRDELHINEDMDMHESAKLERQRREEARRSLRSGLTGLPLPRNEYQIVAQAPPEESEEQEEKIEEDMSDKIAREKAEEEARQQALLRKRSKVLQRDLPRPPAASLELVKNSLLSANGDKSSVVPPTPEEVADELVRKELLQLLEHDNAKYPLDEKAEKKKGVKNRANSSGSQVSAIEDFEENELVEADKMIKEEAQFLCVAMGNENKTLDDFVKAHDDCVKDLMYFPTRNAYGPASVAVKAEKVAALQVEMENARKKMEEDEKKAEHMKAKYKTYTKGHEKRAETVWSQIEASLKHIEIGGTEVECFKALKRQEEMAASFRKKNLEEEVVKQKETERKLQARYGELLSTLEKAEEIMVGFRAQALKQADVEDSHNLKEAKLATGEEENVTIFTEASS; translated from the exons ATGAGGATTATGATCAAGGGAGGTGTGTGGAAGAACACCGAAGATGAGATCCTCAAAGCCGCCGTGATGAAGTACGGCAAGAACCAATGGGCTCGGATCTCGTCTCTCCTTGTCCGCAAGTCTGCTAAACAGTGTAAAGCTCGTTGGTACGAATGGCTCGATCCTTCTATCAAAAAG ACTGAATGGActagagaagaagatgagaagcTTCTCCATCTTGCGAAGCTATTACCTACTCAGTGGAGAACTATTGCTCCTATTGTGGGGCGTACACCCTCTCAGTGCCTTGAGAGGTACGAGAAGCTACTCGACGCAGCGTGCACTAAGGACGAGAGTTACGAAGCAGCGGATGATCCGAGGAAGCTGCGTCCTGGCGAGATAGATCCCAACCCGGAATCAAAGCCTGCAAGGCCTGATCCGGTGGATATGGACGAAGACGAGAAAGAAATGCTTTCTGAAGCGAGGGCGAGGTTGGCTAACACTAGGGGGAAGAAGGCTAAGAGGAAAGCTAGAGAGAAGCAGCTCGAGGAAGCGAGGAGGCTTGCTTCTCTGCAGAAGAGGAGAGAGTTGAAGGCGGCTGGGATTGGTGGAAGGCATAAGAATAGGAAGCGGAAGGGGATTGATTATAATGCGGAGATTCCTTTTGAGAAGAGGGCGCCTGCAGGGTTTTATGATACTGCTGATGAAGACCGTCCTGCTGATCAGGTGAAGTTTCCGACAACCATTGAGGATCTTGAAGGGAAGAGAAGAGCTGATGTGGAAGCGCAGTTGCGCAGACAAGATGTTGCGAGGAATAAAATTGCTGAGAGAAGGGATGCTCCTGCAGCTATATTGCAAGCGAATAAGTTGAATGATCCGGAAGCTGTTAGGAAGAGGTCGAAGCTAATGTTACCGCCGCCGCAGATTTCAGATCACGAGTTAGAGGAGATTGCAAAGATGGGGTACGCTAGCGACCTTCTTGCGGAGAATGAGGAGCTAACGGAAGGCAGTGCTGCTACTCGTGCGCTTTTGGCGAATTACTCACAGACGCCGAGGCAAGGGATGACGCCCATGAGGACGCCTCAAAGAACTCCTGCTGGTAAAGGTGATGCTATTATGATGGAAGCAGAGAATCTGGCTAGGTTGAGAGACTCTCAGACACCTTTGCTAGGAGGAGATAATCCTGAGTTGCACCCTTCTGACTTTACTGGGGTCACTCCTAGGAAGAAAGAGATTCAAACGCCTAATCCGATGCTGACTCCTTCAATGACTCCTTCGATGACTCCTGGTGGTGCTGGCCTTACTCCCAGACTTGGCTTGACGCCATCAAGAGATGGGTCTTCTTTCGCTGTGACACCCAGAGGTACTCCCTTCAGGGATGAACTTCACATAAATGAAGACATGGACATGCACGAAAGCGCTAAACTCGAGAGGCAGAGACGAGAGGAAGCTAGAAGGAGCTTACGCTCGGGACTTACCGGGCTTCCTCTGCCAAGGAACGAGTACCAGATAGTTGCACAAGCTCCTCCAGAGGAAAGTGAAGAGCAAGAAGAGAAAATTGAGGAGGACATGTCAGACAAGATAGCTAGAGAAAAGGCTGAGGAGGAAGCGAGACAGCAGGCACTACTTAGGAAAAGGTCCAAGGTGTTACAGAGAGATCTTCCTAGACCTCCAGCAGCTTCGTTAGAACTAGTTAAGAACTCGTTGCTTTCAGCCAACGGAGACAAAAGTTCTGTTGTTCCTCCTACTCCAGAAGAGGTTGCAGATGAATTGGTAAGAAAGGAGCTTCTACAGTTATTGGAGCATGATAATGCAAAGTATCCTCTTGATGAGAAAGCTGAGAAAAAGAAAGGAGTCAAGAACCGTGCTAACAGTTCTGGTTCTCAAGTTTCTGCAATTGAAGACTTTGAGGAAAATGAACTCGTAGAG GCTGACAAAATGATAAAGGAGGAGGCGCAGTTTCTTTGCGTGGCAATGGGAAACGAGAACAAGACACTTGACGATTTCGTAAAAGCTCACGATGATTGCGTGAAGGATCTCATGTACTTCCCCACTCGTAATGCTTACGGACCCGCAAGTGTTGCTGTGAAGGCAGAGAAAGTTGCAGCTTTGCAAGTAGAGATGGAGAATGCGAGAAAAAAGATGGAggaagatgagaaaaaggcagAACACATGAAGGCTAAGTATAAAACTTATACAAAGGGTCACGAG AAACGGGCAGAGACCGTGTGGAGCCAAATAGAGGCGAGTTTGAAGCATATTGAGATTGGTGGAACAGAAGTAGAGTGCTTTAAAGCATTGAAGAGGCAAGAAGAGATGGCTGCGTCTTTCAGGAAGAAGAACCTGGAGGAAGAAGTGGTAAAGCAAAAGGAGACGGAGCGGAAACTGCAAGCGCGCTATGGGGAGCTGTTGTCAACGCTTGAAAAAGCAGAAGAGATAATGGTCGGGTTCCGAGCACAAGCATTGAAACAAGCGGACGTTGAAGATTCTCACAATCTGAAAGAAGCTAAGCTAGCCACTGGAGAGGAAGAGAACGTTACCATATTCACGGAAGCTTCTTCTTAA